CAGCGCGAAGGCCGACGACGTCGCGATGGGCGCCGTGGCCCGCAGTCCAGGTGCGGAGATGGCGTAGAGCTCGCCGAGCACGATGGCCAGCGCGAAGGTCACGTAGACCACGAGCGTCCCCATCGTGTCGATGCCCGGCGGGCGGGTACCCGACAGGGCGGACACGATGGCGGCCGCGATCCCGACGACCGTGACGACGAGGATGAGCACCTCACGGCTGGAGGTGCGACGACGAGGGACGTCCGCGGGACGGGCGGCCAGGCGGTCGAGGAGGCTCACGGCTGGCTCCCTGCGACGGGGACGGCCCAGCCGTGGCGCTCGAGGACGTCGGCGATCGCCCGCACGGCGCGGGGGTCGAAGCGGCCGGCGTCGTCGGCGATGCGCGCCAAGGCGATCTCGGGAACCAGAGGCGGGACGCCGTGCCTCGGTTGGGTGAGGTCGACGAACTCCCCTGCCACCGCGATGATCCGGGCGGCCGGGGGGATGTCGGTACCGGCCAGCCCGTCAGGCCGCCCGGTGCCGTCGAAGCGTTCGTCCTGGTGCTGGATGCCGGAGCGTGCGTCCTCGAGGAAGTCGATCCCCTCGATGAGGCGGGCCCCGACCTGCGCGTGGCCGCTGAGGACGCGACGCTCGGGGTCGCTGAGCAGCTCGGGCGGCCGGTGCAGCACCCGCCACGGCACACCGATGAGACCGATCTCGCGCAGCGCGCCCGCGTAGCGCACGGTGCCGATCTGGGCCGGCGTGAGGGCCAGCTCCTCCGCGACCCACTCGGCGAGCTGGGCGGTGGCGCGGCTGCGGGCCACCGCGTCGGCGTCCTTGCGGCCCAACGTGGTCACGAGGGTCTCGAGGGTGCGCTCGTGGGAGCGCAGCTCCTCGCCGTACTGCACGAAGGCCCACCGGGCCACGAGGAGCGGGGCGAGGATGAGCACGGCGCTGTAGGCGCCGAGCTTGGCCGGGAACCAGAGGATGACGAAGAGGAAGCCGATGACCCCGTAGCCGATGTAGGCCGTGCCCGACGAGACGAGGATCTGCCGCACCAGGACGCGGACCGGCGCGCCCGTCGACACGTGGATGACTCCCGACAGCAGCGAGGCGTTGATGAGGCACTGCACGATGTCGGCGATGATGAGCGGGATGCCGACGTTCAAGCCCAAGGCGTTGAGACCCATCAAGCCACCGACATCGGCGGCCCCGCCGACCAAGAGGTAGGCCCACGCGCCGACACCGCCGACGATCGAGGCCTGTGCCGTGTTGAAGGTCACCGCTTGCCACCGCATCGCGGAGTTGCGATCAGTGGCCATGGAGACGAGTCCGACGAGCCAGGCCCCGAAGGGACCCACCACGACGGCCGACGCGAGCAAGATGATGCTGAGGAAAGAGAACGCGATTCGCGAGGTCACGTTGGGCTCACGCAGACGGACGCTCAACACGCCCATGGCACAGAACAAAAGCAACGGGGCCACGTCGACAGAGGTGCCGAAGGCGAACGAGCACACGCCCACCAGAACCGCGGCACAGGCCACGACGCTGATGTAACGCGTGACCGACGCGGGCTGACGAGCGGCTTCCCCCTTCACCGGCACCTCACCAGGACATTCTCTCCTATGACGAACCCGGCGCCACCTATGACCAGGGGCCCGATGATCGCGCTGAAGCGAACATCAGGCCCCTGGAGTTGTGGGTCAGCGCGGGTTCCAGCTCCAGATGTTGCCGATGACGGTGATCACGGTGGTGACGGTCTCGTTGCTGGCGAGATTGAGCAGGAGGGTGGAAAGCATGAAGTACTCCTTCAGGGTGGGATGGGAAAAGACCCCT
This is a stretch of genomic DNA from Terracoccus luteus. It encodes these proteins:
- a CDS encoding HD-GYP domain-containing protein, yielding MATDRNSAMRWQAVTFNTAQASIVGGVGAWAYLLVGGAADVGGLMGLNALGLNVGIPLIIADIVQCLINASLLSGVIHVSTGAPVRVLVRQILVSSGTAYIGYGVIGFLFVILWFPAKLGAYSAVLILAPLLVARWAFVQYGEELRSHERTLETLVTTLGRKDADAVARSRATAQLAEWVAEELALTPAQIGTVRYAGALREIGLIGVPWRVLHRPPELLSDPERRVLSGHAQVGARLIEGIDFLEDARSGIQHQDERFDGTGRPDGLAGTDIPPAARIIAVAGEFVDLTQPRHGVPPLVPEIALARIADDAGRFDPRAVRAIADVLERHGWAVPVAGSQP